One genomic segment of Gemmatimonadaceae bacterium includes these proteins:
- a CDS encoding SusC/RagA family TonB-linked outer membrane protein translates to MKKRVLTVLLGLFLFPAAAFAQQKTVTGKVTSEVGTPLSSVSVVIKGTTSGTTTNDQGNYSIRAAVGQVLQYRLIGTAPEERTVGSADVVNVQLRKVATNLDAIVVTAFGQTASQRALGTAQQTVSGAPIAQTQRENFVNALQGRVAGVDVTSTSGIPGASSVITIRGISSISSSNQPLMIVDGLPLDNSTTNTANLASDAPTSALAFNNRNVDFTNRAADINPEDIESITVLKGPEAAALYGIDAANGAIVITTKRGSNGGQFDYNNSLRFDQVRAKPDVQDVYGPNSTCNPISTALATLCYFGAPYPSGTTFYNNVSNFFQTGVTQKHNLSFSGGAAENRLNYRLSSAFTRARGVVPNSMLNKVNVTAAGQGQATSWLSSDISMMYAYENNDQPYKGDDGPLIGLLAWPDTNNAQNWLTPAGLRQRITTVGAGSELDNPYFSANKNKKNDRTNRLFTNAAFTITPFSWGYLKSNIGVDAFTTQNQELRNPESAMAFTQNGILDINDNVTRNLTGQTLFNVNDISLGKGFTIHGLVGNEIQDQKSTVDGSEGTQFLDPNFVSINNTGTKYSRTIITQRRVVSGFGQASLGFRDYFYLTASGRNDWTSTMPKNANSFFYPSVSSSFVFTDAFPATKRFFGSGKLRAAFAEVGRDAAPYSYATTLESKTTSFGGYGYGFYGPNPALKPEFAKSYEIGGEFGWLNDRLGLDITTYRKRTENQIVQNIRESYATGFILFNLNGATTQNHGVEATLRATPVLKSHFSWDFTTNFTLARGKTVSLPNSLPESYNSDTWLYGNVRAGTEPGLSTMSFTGLFYARNKDCQLLIDPTSGLPIKTSVFADAKCVDSHGNTVVQGYDRQPNFTIGLQNNVHYKQWGLEFLFDIRRGGDVFNATEHYLTTRGLSTETLDRNTPRIIKGVIRDGKENTATPTQNTIVVVPSLNTNYYTGMSEELFIERNINWLRLRDVSLTYDLPQTKYARSASVFMTATDLLMFTNYKGLDPIANGTDAASGGSGGVGIDYANFPIPRAINVGLRVGF, encoded by the coding sequence ATGAAGAAACGAGTACTCACGGTCTTGCTCGGACTATTCCTGTTTCCTGCGGCCGCGTTCGCGCAGCAGAAAACGGTGACCGGCAAGGTGACGAGTGAGGTTGGTACGCCACTCTCCAGTGTATCCGTCGTCATCAAGGGAACGACGAGCGGCACCACCACCAACGATCAAGGCAACTATTCCATTCGCGCCGCCGTCGGGCAGGTGCTGCAATACCGTCTCATCGGTACCGCGCCGGAAGAGCGCACCGTGGGCAGTGCGGACGTCGTCAACGTGCAGCTGCGCAAGGTCGCGACGAACCTGGACGCCATCGTCGTGACGGCGTTCGGCCAGACGGCATCGCAGCGCGCGCTGGGCACCGCGCAGCAGACCGTCTCCGGTGCGCCGATCGCCCAGACGCAGCGCGAGAATTTCGTGAACGCGCTGCAGGGCCGAGTCGCCGGGGTGGACGTCACGAGCACTTCGGGCATTCCCGGCGCGTCGAGCGTCATCACCATTCGCGGCATCAGCTCGATCTCGAGCTCGAACCAGCCGCTGATGATCGTCGACGGGCTGCCGCTGGACAACTCGACGACGAACACCGCGAACCTGGCGTCCGACGCGCCGACGTCGGCGCTGGCATTCAATAATCGCAACGTCGACTTCACGAATCGCGCGGCCGACATCAACCCGGAAGACATCGAGTCGATCACGGTGTTGAAGGGTCCCGAGGCGGCGGCGCTGTACGGCATCGACGCGGCGAACGGTGCCATCGTCATCACGACGAAGCGCGGCTCGAACGGCGGCCAGTTCGATTACAACAACTCGCTTCGCTTCGACCAGGTACGTGCGAAACCGGATGTACAGGACGTCTACGGCCCGAACAGCACCTGCAACCCGATCTCGACGGCGTTGGCCACGCTCTGCTACTTCGGCGCCCCGTACCCCTCGGGCACGACGTTCTACAACAACGTCTCGAACTTCTTCCAGACGGGCGTGACGCAGAAGCACAACCTGTCGTTCAGCGGCGGTGCGGCGGAGAATCGGCTCAACTATCGCTTGTCGTCGGCGTTCACGCGGGCGCGCGGCGTCGTGCCGAATTCGATGCTCAACAAGGTCAACGTTACGGCGGCTGGCCAGGGTCAGGCGACGTCGTGGCTCTCGAGTGACATCTCGATGATGTACGCGTACGAGAACAACGATCAGCCCTACAAGGGCGATGACGGTCCACTCATCGGTCTTTTGGCATGGCCCGATACAAATAACGCGCAGAACTGGCTGACGCCCGCGGGCCTCCGCCAGCGCATCACGACGGTCGGCGCCGGCTCCGAGCTCGATAATCCGTACTTCAGCGCCAACAAGAACAAGAAGAACGATCGCACGAATCGCCTGTTCACCAACGCGGCGTTCACGATCACGCCGTTCTCGTGGGGCTATCTCAAGAGCAACATCGGCGTCGATGCGTTCACGACGCAGAACCAGGAATTGCGCAATCCGGAAAGCGCCATGGCGTTCACGCAGAACGGCATTCTGGACATCAACGACAACGTCACGCGCAATCTCACGGGACAGACGTTGTTCAACGTGAACGACATCTCGCTCGGCAAGGGGTTCACGATCCACGGCCTCGTCGGCAATGAAATTCAGGACCAGAAGTCGACGGTCGACGGCTCGGAGGGCACCCAGTTCCTCGATCCGAACTTCGTCTCGATCAACAACACGGGAACGAAGTACAGCCGGACGATCATCACGCAGCGTCGTGTCGTCAGCGGGTTCGGCCAGGCGTCACTCGGCTTCCGCGACTACTTCTATCTGACGGCCAGCGGCCGCAACGACTGGACGTCGACGATGCCGAAGAACGCGAACTCGTTCTTCTATCCTTCTGTCTCGTCGAGCTTCGTGTTCACCGACGCGTTTCCGGCGACGAAGCGCTTCTTCGGTTCGGGCAAGCTCCGCGCGGCGTTCGCCGAGGTGGGCCGTGATGCCGCGCCGTATTCGTACGCGACCACGCTCGAATCGAAGACGACGTCGTTCGGCGGCTACGGCTACGGCTTCTACGGTCCAAACCCGGCCCTCAAGCCGGAGTTCGCGAAGTCGTACGAGATCGGCGGCGAGTTCGGCTGGCTCAACGATCGCCTCGGCCTCGATATCACGACGTACCGCAAGCGCACCGAGAATCAGATCGTTCAGAACATCCGTGAGAGCTATGCCACGGGCTTCATCCTGTTCAACCTGAATGGCGCCACGACCCAGAATCACGGCGTCGAGGCGACGTTGCGCGCTACGCCGGTGTTGAAGAGCCACTTCTCGTGGGACTTCACCACCAACTTCACGCTCGCGCGCGGCAAGACGGTCTCGCTGCCGAACTCACTGCCGGAATCGTACAACTCCGATACGTGGCTGTACGGCAACGTGCGCGCGGGTACAGAGCCCGGCCTGTCCACGATGTCGTTCACCGGCTTGTTCTACGCGCGCAACAAGGATTGTCAGCTCCTCATCGATCCGACGAGCGGCCTGCCGATCAAGACGAGCGTGTTCGCCGACGCGAAGTGCGTCGATTCGCATGGCAACACCGTCGTGCAGGGCTACGATCGCCAGCCGAACTTCACGATCGGTCTCCAGAACAACGTCCACTACAAGCAGTGGGGACTGGAGTTCCTGTTCGACATCCGCCGCGGCGGCGACGTCTTCAACGCCACCGAGCATTATCTCACGACCCGCGGTCTGTCGACGGAAACGCTCGACCGCAACACGCCGCGCATCATCAAGGGCGTGATCCGCGACGGCAAGGAGAACACGGCCACTCCGACGCAGAACACGATCGTCGTCGTGCCCTCGCTCAACACGAACTACTACACCGGCATGAGTGAGGAGCTCTTCATCGAGCGCAACATCAATTGGCTCCGCCTGCGCGACGTGTCGCTCACCTACGATCTCCCGCAGACCAAGTATGCGCGCAGCGCGAGCGTGTTCATGACGGCCACCGATCTCCTCATGTTCACGAACTACAAGGGGCTCGACCCGATCGCCAACGGGACCGACGCGGCGTCCGGCGGCTCGGGCGGCGTCGGTATCGACTACGCCAACTTCCCGATTCCGCGCGCGATCAACGTCGGCCTTCGCGTGGGCTTCTGA
- a CDS encoding GxxExxY protein → MPTPLLAAATTSRIINAFYRVYDELGYGFLESVYSGAFEIELKRHELIFVREAPIDVVYHGQRIGHYRADFLANEEVVVETKAGRALNDADSRQLLNMLRATRIEVGMLLHFGPKATFKRMIFENGRKQVLEEVH, encoded by the coding sequence ATGCCAACACCCCTGCTCGCGGCCGCGACGACCAGCCGCATCATCAACGCGTTCTACCGGGTCTACGACGAACTGGGCTACGGTTTTCTCGAGAGCGTGTACAGCGGCGCTTTTGAGATCGAGCTGAAACGCCACGAACTGATTTTCGTTCGCGAAGCTCCCATTGACGTCGTGTACCATGGACAACGGATCGGCCATTACCGCGCCGACTTCCTGGCCAACGAAGAAGTGGTCGTCGAGACAAAGGCCGGGCGAGCACTCAACGACGCGGACTCCAGGCAGTTGTTGAACATGCTTCGCGCAACGCGCATCGAAGTCGGCATGCTGCTGCATTTCGGCCCAAAAGCCACCTTCAAGCGCATGATTTTCGAGAACGGCCGCAAGCAAGTGCTCGAAGAAGTCCATTGA
- a CDS encoding 1-acyl-sn-glycerol-3-phosphate acyltransferase — MRTWIVLLGALFAAAIFGTWYARRAGRKALLRFRARVDRFKLASRKSVRDRLLADASIGDAVRAYAAANDVSETAAWRRVDQYVHEIVPFFNVVAYYHIGYRVAEKILNLFYKVTVEHEDRGAIGRLPRDSVIVYLMNHRSNADYVLVSYALAGQVAISYAVGEWARAFPLEHIFKAFGSYFVRRRYREPLYHAVLERYVQLITREGVTQGIFLEGGLTRDGMLKPPKIGLLDYVLGIARDPGYRSRIFIVPVAVNYDRVLEDRSLLRELASREGRARPSRAAQLGEVARYVWWNLARLIARRWKRYGRAAVTVGAPIGVAPWLASNPDLFELAKPERLARVQSLCDDVMSRIGLLVPVTPVPLACAAIQSFDRDFIPRDALLERMAEMSDALRELNGRVVRYDEGIAATFDRAWRMLRMRRVLAQSGDGYAVLPRSRELVSYYANSIAHLLGPFEHAVRVRDALPAPSVAGIR, encoded by the coding sequence GTGCGAACCTGGATCGTCCTCCTCGGCGCGCTGTTCGCAGCCGCCATCTTCGGCACCTGGTACGCCCGCCGAGCGGGCCGAAAGGCGCTGCTCCGATTTCGCGCGCGCGTCGACCGATTCAAGCTCGCCAGCCGCAAATCCGTCCGAGACCGGCTGCTTGCCGACGCTTCGATCGGCGACGCGGTGCGTGCCTATGCCGCGGCCAACGACGTCTCTGAAACCGCCGCGTGGCGGCGCGTCGACCAGTACGTGCACGAGATCGTGCCGTTCTTCAACGTCGTCGCCTACTACCATATAGGATATCGCGTCGCCGAAAAGATTCTGAACCTCTTCTACAAGGTGACGGTCGAGCACGAGGACCGCGGCGCGATCGGGCGGCTGCCGCGTGATTCCGTGATCGTCTACCTGATGAACCACCGCAGCAACGCCGACTACGTCCTCGTGAGTTACGCGCTCGCCGGGCAGGTGGCGATCTCGTACGCGGTCGGCGAATGGGCGCGCGCGTTTCCGCTGGAGCACATCTTCAAGGCGTTTGGTTCGTATTTCGTGCGGCGGCGATATCGCGAGCCGCTGTACCACGCCGTCCTCGAACGATACGTCCAGCTCATCACGCGCGAAGGCGTAACACAGGGGATCTTCCTCGAAGGCGGCCTGACGCGCGACGGCATGCTCAAGCCGCCCAAGATCGGGTTGCTCGACTACGTGCTCGGCATCGCGCGCGATCCAGGATACCGGTCGCGCATCTTCATTGTGCCGGTCGCGGTCAACTACGATCGCGTCCTCGAGGATCGCTCGCTCTTGCGCGAGCTGGCGTCGCGCGAGGGCAGGGCGCGTCCGTCGCGCGCTGCTCAGCTCGGCGAAGTCGCGCGCTATGTCTGGTGGAATCTCGCACGGCTCATTGCGCGGCGATGGAAGCGATACGGCCGTGCGGCGGTAACGGTTGGCGCGCCGATCGGCGTCGCGCCGTGGCTCGCCTCCAATCCCGACCTCTTCGAGTTGGCGAAACCAGAACGGCTGGCACGCGTGCAGTCGTTGTGCGACGACGTCATGTCACGCATCGGTCTGCTCGTGCCGGTCACGCCCGTGCCGCTGGCGTGCGCGGCGATTCAGAGCTTCGATCGCGACTTCATTCCCCGCGATGCGCTGCTCGAACGGATGGCCGAGATGAGCGATGCGCTTCGCGAATTGAATGGGCGGGTGGTGCGGTACGATGAGGGAATCGCGGCGACGTTCGATCGCGCGTGGCGGATGCTGCGCATGCGGCGCGTGTTGGCGCAATCAGGGGACGGCTACGCGGTGTTGCCGCGAAGCCGGGAGCTGGTGAGCTACTACGCGAACAGCATCGCGCATTTGCTCGGTCCGTTCGAGCACGCGGTGCGTGTGCGCGATGCGCTGCCGGCGCCGTCGGTCGCGGGAATTCGCTGA
- the rpoC gene encoding DNA-directed RNA polymerase subunit beta', which produces MIDFRSAREQRASSFDFIQVRIASPEEIRGPKDPKERERLELQGLRNWWSWGEVTKPETINYRSFKPEKDGLFCERIFGPVKDWECHCGKYKRIRYRGVICDRCGVEVTLSKVRRERMGHIELAVPVAHIWFFKTLPSPMGNLLDITLRDLEKVIYYSNYVVIEPGEQDVQVNQLLDEDEYLNLRTKAKEENDAAFMADIGAPAVRELLRRLDVDTLAETLRADVVTETSQHRKKMLLKRLKIVDAFRNSGESGDTRNRPEWMILDVIPVIPPDLRPLVPLDGGRFATSDLNDLYRRVINRNNRLQKLIMHRAPEVILRNEKRMLQEAVDALFDNGRRSKAIRGRGKRPLKSLSDMLKGKQGRFRQNLLGKRVDYSGRSVIVVGPELQLHQCGLPKLMALELFKPFIIHKLVEKGIAETVKRAKKIVERESPEVYEILEEIIRDHPVLLNRAPTLHRLGIQAFEPVLVEGKAIRIHPLVCAAFNADFDGDQMAVHVPLSFEAQLEARLLMLSSNNILKPSDGRPVAEPSQDIVLGCYFATKAPVNFNTVQDKELRRFTEVAEIEMELALNRLTRHSAVLYFVHDDEGGARWEKTTAGRVLFNAIIPKELGYKNHDMKKKALSELVFESYRKAGLAATVQFLDRLKEFGFANATRGGVSIGIEDLEIPNAKAKLLEEATERVERFQRAYQTGNITNGERYNKVIDTWTHANSDIADEMVRAMRESKQGFNPVFMMFDSGSRGSRDQIRQLAGMRGLMAKPQKKLTGGIGEIIESPIKSNFREGLSPLEYFTSTHGARKGLADTALKTADAGYLTRRLVDVAQDVTIAEEDCGTIQGLEIAALKEGEDVIEPLSERIVGNFAAEDVEDPHELDQAGRRTLLVEAGQLIDEEKASAIEEAGIETVKIRSVLTCEAKRGLCRMCYGRNLATMNVVDLGEAVGIIAAQSIGEPGTQLTLRTFHIGGTAARIAEQTARKSKVAGVIEYSDRMVVVTNPEGQKIVTSYEGELSIKSSGDKNANVAARLQVPLGAIMMVEDGNEVKRDQVIFTWDPYTNPILADVEGAVRFVDIVEDETVSEELDELTGLRQRVIIEDREKKLHPHIEIIQEKAGKEKRVRDFIIPAGAQLTVEDGQRIFPGTIIAKVGREAYKTRDITGGLPRVAELFEARRPKDPATISEIDGVVRFGEIKRGKREIFVAPINPDGSLDETRESQLYEVPAGKHLRVHEGDRVRAGDRLSEGPVNPHDILRIKGPRAVQEYLLNEVQEVYRLQGVKINDKHIGVIVKQMLQKVRIMDPGETEFLEGEHVDRQVFREENDRAKKKKEAPAKAEPLLLGITKASLTTQSFISAASFQETTRVLTDASIRGAKDDLLGLKENIIIGHLIPAGTGMYRYNEVDIDIAQPEGFEPLPTMAETLPNVFSMADDDDFPIQAPRGAGAREEG; this is translated from the coding sequence ATGATTGACTTCCGTAGCGCGCGCGAACAGCGTGCGAGCTCGTTCGACTTCATTCAGGTCCGCATCGCGTCCCCGGAGGAGATCCGGGGCCCGAAGGATCCCAAAGAGCGCGAGCGTCTCGAGCTTCAGGGCCTCCGCAACTGGTGGTCGTGGGGCGAGGTCACCAAGCCCGAGACGATCAACTACCGCTCATTCAAGCCTGAGAAAGACGGCTTGTTCTGCGAGCGCATCTTCGGTCCGGTCAAGGACTGGGAGTGCCATTGCGGGAAGTACAAGCGCATTCGTTATCGCGGTGTGATCTGCGATCGTTGCGGCGTCGAAGTGACCCTGAGCAAGGTGCGTCGCGAGCGCATGGGTCACATCGAGCTCGCCGTGCCCGTCGCGCACATCTGGTTCTTCAAGACGCTGCCCAGCCCGATGGGCAATCTCCTCGACATCACGCTGCGTGATCTCGAGAAGGTGATCTATTACTCGAATTACGTCGTCATCGAGCCGGGCGAGCAGGACGTGCAGGTCAATCAGCTGCTCGACGAAGACGAGTATCTCAATCTTCGCACGAAGGCGAAGGAAGAGAACGATGCGGCGTTCATGGCCGACATCGGCGCGCCGGCGGTGCGCGAGCTGCTGCGTCGTCTCGACGTGGACACGCTCGCCGAGACGCTGCGTGCCGACGTCGTCACGGAGACGTCGCAGCATCGGAAGAAGATGCTGCTCAAGCGGCTCAAGATCGTCGACGCGTTCCGCAACTCCGGCGAGTCGGGCGATACGCGCAACCGTCCGGAGTGGATGATCCTGGACGTGATCCCGGTGATTCCGCCGGATCTGCGTCCGCTCGTGCCGCTCGACGGCGGCCGGTTTGCCACTTCTGATCTTAACGATCTCTATCGCCGCGTCATCAACCGAAATAATCGACTCCAAAAGTTGATTATGCATCGCGCTCCTGAAGTCATTCTCCGGAACGAGAAGAGAATGCTACAGGAGGCGGTGGACGCGCTGTTCGACAACGGCCGCCGCTCGAAGGCGATCCGCGGTCGCGGCAAGCGTCCGCTCAAGTCGCTGTCCGACATGCTCAAGGGCAAGCAGGGCCGGTTCCGTCAGAACCTGCTCGGCAAGCGCGTGGACTACTCGGGCCGTTCGGTCATCGTGGTGGGCCCCGAGCTGCAGCTGCACCAGTGCGGTTTGCCCAAGCTCATGGCGCTCGAGCTGTTCAAGCCGTTCATCATTCACAAGCTCGTCGAGAAGGGCATCGCCGAGACGGTGAAGCGCGCCAAGAAGATCGTGGAGCGCGAATCCCCCGAGGTGTACGAGATTCTCGAAGAGATCATTCGCGATCACCCGGTGCTCCTGAACCGTGCGCCGACGCTGCATCGTCTGGGTATCCAGGCGTTCGAGCCGGTGCTCGTCGAAGGCAAGGCCATTCGTATTCACCCGCTCGTCTGCGCGGCGTTCAATGCCGACTTCGACGGCGACCAGATGGCCGTGCACGTGCCGCTGTCGTTTGAAGCGCAGCTCGAGGCGCGGTTGCTCATGCTGTCGAGCAACAACATCCTCAAGCCGTCGGACGGCCGCCCGGTCGCGGAGCCCAGCCAGGACATCGTGCTCGGCTGCTACTTCGCGACGAAAGCGCCGGTGAACTTCAACACCGTGCAGGACAAGGAACTGCGCCGCTTCACCGAAGTGGCGGAGATCGAGATGGAGCTCGCGCTCAATCGTCTCACGCGGCACAGCGCGGTGCTGTACTTCGTGCACGACGACGAGGGGGGCGCGCGCTGGGAGAAGACCACCGCGGGCCGCGTGTTGTTCAACGCGATCATCCCGAAGGAGCTGGGCTACAAGAACCACGACATGAAGAAGAAGGCTCTGTCCGAGCTCGTGTTCGAGTCCTACCGCAAGGCGGGACTGGCCGCGACCGTGCAGTTCCTCGATCGCTTGAAGGAGTTCGGCTTCGCGAACGCCACGCGCGGCGGCGTCTCGATCGGTATTGAAGATCTGGAAATTCCGAACGCCAAGGCGAAGCTGCTCGAGGAAGCGACGGAGCGCGTCGAGCGCTTCCAGCGCGCCTATCAGACGGGCAACATCACGAACGGCGAACGCTACAACAAGGTCATCGACACCTGGACGCACGCCAACTCGGACATCGCTGACGAGATGGTGCGCGCGATGCGCGAGTCGAAGCAGGGGTTCAACCCTGTTTTCATGATGTTCGATTCGGGCTCACGTGGTAGCCGCGATCAGATCCGCCAGCTGGCGGGTATGCGCGGCCTCATGGCGAAGCCGCAGAAGAAGCTGACCGGCGGTATCGGCGAGATCATCGAAAGCCCGATCAAGTCGAACTTCCGCGAAGGGCTGTCGCCACTCGAGTACTTCACGTCGACGCACGGCGCGCGCAAGGGTCTGGCCGACACGGCACTGAAGACCGCGGACGCCGGATACCTCACGCGTCGTCTGGTGGACGTGGCGCAGGACGTCACGATCGCCGAAGAGGATTGCGGTACGATCCAGGGTCTCGAAATCGCCGCGCTGAAGGAAGGCGAGGACGTGATCGAGCCGCTCTCGGAGCGAATCGTCGGTAACTTCGCGGCCGAGGACGTCGAGGATCCGCACGAGTTGGATCAGGCGGGTCGTCGTACGCTGCTCGTCGAAGCTGGTCAGTTGATCGACGAGGAGAAGGCGTCCGCGATCGAGGAAGCAGGCATCGAGACGGTGAAGATCCGTTCGGTGCTTACCTGCGAAGCGAAACGCGGGCTGTGCCGCATGTGCTACGGCCGCAACCTGGCCACGATGAACGTCGTGGATCTGGGCGAAGCCGTCGGTATCATCGCGGCGCAGTCCATCGGCGAGCCGGGCACGCAGCTGACGCTGCGTACGTTCCACATCGGTGGAACGGCGGCGCGTATCGCCGAACAGACGGCGCGCAAGTCGAAGGTGGCGGGTGTGATCGAGTACTCGGATCGCATGGTCGTCGTCACGAATCCGGAAGGCCAGAAGATCGTGACGTCGTACGAGGGCGAGCTCTCGATCAAGTCGAGCGGCGACAAGAACGCGAACGTCGCGGCGCGACTGCAGGTCCCGCTCGGCGCCATCATGATGGTGGAAGACGGGAACGAGGTGAAGCGCGACCAGGTGATCTTCACCTGGGACCCGTACACCAACCCGATTCTCGCCGACGTCGAAGGCGCGGTGCGGTTCGTCGATATCGTCGAGGACGAAACGGTATCCGAGGAGCTCGACGAGCTCACGGGTTTGCGTCAGCGCGTGATCATCGAAGACCGTGAGAAGAAGCTGCACCCGCACATCGAGATCATTCAGGAGAAGGCGGGCAAGGAGAAGCGCGTGCGCGACTTCATCATCCCGGCGGGCGCGCAGCTCACCGTGGAAGACGGACAGCGCATCTTCCCCGGAACGATCATCGCCAAGGTCGGCCGCGAAGCGTACAAGACGCGCGACATCACGGGCGGTCTGCCGCGAGTCGCCGAATTGTTCGAGGCGCGTCGTCCGAAGGATCCGGCGACGATTTCGGAAATCGACGGCGTGGTTCGGTTCGGCGAGATCAAGCGCGGCAAGCGCGAGATCTTCGTGGCGCCGATCAATCCGGACGGCTCACTGGACGAGACGCGGGAATCACAGTTGTATGAAGTGCCCGCGGGCAAGCACTTGCGCGTGCACGAAGGCGACCGCGTGCGCGCCGGCGATCGTCTGTCGGAAGGTCCGGTCAATCCGCACGACATCCTGCGCATCAAGGGACCGCGCGCGGTGCAGGAGTATCTCTTGAACGAAGTGCAGGAGGTCTACCGCCTGCAGGGTGTGAAGATCAACGACAAGCACATCGGCGTGATCGTCAAGCAGATGCTGCAGAAGGTTCGCATCATGGATCCGGGCGAGACCGAGTTCCTCGAAGGGGAGCATGTGGATCGCCAGGTGTTCCGCGAGGAGAACGATCGGGCCAAGAAGAAGAAGGAAGCGCCGGCGAAGGCGGAGCCGCTGCTCCTTGGTATCACGAAGGCGAGTCTCACGACGCAGTCGTTCATTTCGGCGGCCTCGTTCCAGGAGACCACGCGCGTGCTCACCGATGCGTCGATCCGCGGCGCGAAGGACGATCTCCTTGGTCTCAAGGAGAACATCATCATCGGTCACCTCATTCCGGCCGGTACGGGTATGTACCGGTACAACGAGGTCGACATCGACATCGCGCAGCCGGAAGGTTTCGAGCCATTGCCAACGATGGCCGAAACGTTGCCGAATGTGTTCTCGATGGCGGACGACGATGACTTCCCGATCCAGGCGCCGCGTGGCGCGGGGGCGAGAGAGGAAGGTTGA